In Gadus macrocephalus chromosome 4, ASM3116895v1, the following proteins share a genomic window:
- the LOC132455205 gene encoding tripartite motif-containing protein 16-like encodes MASAITSWSEENFSCSICLDVFSSPVSTPCGHNFCRTCVTKYWDDRVWYNCPVCNELFQTRPFLRVNTLLSELAAQFRTSVRVEEQPCVEPAEVPCDVCTGTQLKAVKSCLVCLISFCQTHLEPHQRVEVLKKHRLVEPMDRLEDRMCKKHERLLDLFCQTEQVCVCQFCTETDHKSHPVVSLKEEYDVKTAQLGKIEAEVQQMIQERQKNIQEIKDAVKRSKADADREIADGVQVITALMRCIEKCQDDLNKMVKERLKDTEKQAEDLIKELEQEIEDLTNRTSEVKQLSHTKDHLHFLQAFRSLKDPPPTRDWTTVEVRPPSYVGTLRRSLDQLDMEMKKLRDAELKRVQKYEVDVTLDPDTPSPSLILSEDGKQVHDGDVMKKLPDFMEMNKLPDLKTGVKKYACELTLDPNTAHRHLFLCEDNRKVMQLGITQRYPDHPERFDYRRQVLCREGLTGRCYWEVEWEGEVDIGVTYRGITRRGRGDDSLIGQNHMSWCLHGEDANDVDNVYSSWYNGNETILPSPPPVHFKRIGVYLHQSAGILSFYSVSPDVGGSSGKRTHIHTFHSTFTHDLYPGFTLYDSDSTVTLCRL; translated from the exons atggcctctgctatcacttcctggtctgaggagaacttttcatgttccatctgtctggatgtgttcagcagcccagtttccacaccatgtggacacaacttctgcagaacctgtgtTACAAAGTATTGGGATGATAGAGTCTGGTACAATTGTCCTGTTTGCAACGAGCTTTTTCAAACTAGACCCTTTCTACGAGTCAATACCCTTTTATCAGAGCTGGCCGCTCAGTTTAGAACATCCGTACGAGTAgaagagcagccttgtgttgaaccagctGAAGTTCCCTGTGATGTCTGTACTGGTACCCAACTGAAggccgtgaagtcctgcctagtgtgtcttatctctttctgccaaacccacctggagccacatcagagagtcgaagtcctgaagaaacatcggctggtcgagcctatggaccgtctggaagacaggatgtgtaagaaacacgaaCGACTTCTGGacctcttctgccagactgaacaggtgtgtgtgtgtcagttctgcacagagaccgaccacaagtcccatcctgttgtatctctaaaggaggaatatgatgtgaagacggcccagctggggaagatagaggctgaagttcagcagatgatccaggagagacaaaaaaatattcaggAGATTAAAGACGCAGTTAAACGCAGCAAAgcagacgcagacagagagatagccgatGGTGTGCAGGTCATCACTGCTCTGATGCGCTGCATTGAAAAGTGCCAGGATGATCTCAACAAAATGGTtaaagagagactgaaagacacagagaaacaagctgaagacctcatcaaagagctggagcaggagatagaagatctgaccaatagaacctcagaggtgaagcagctctcacacactaaagaccacctccacttcctccaggccttcagatccctgaaggatcctccacccaccagggactggacgacagtggaggtccgtcctccgtcatacgtagggaccttgaggagatccctggatcagctggacatggagatgaagaagctgcgtgatgctgaactgaagagggtccagaagtatgaagtagatgtgactctggatcctgatacaccTAGTCCCagtctcatcctgtctgaggatgggaaacaagtacatgatggagaTGTAATGAAGAAACTCCCAGACTTCATGGAGATGAATAAGCTACCTGACCTGAAAACAGGtgtaaagaagt atgcctgtgaactcacTCTGGACCCGAACACAGCCCACAGACATCTCTTTCTGTGTGAAGACAACAGAAAGGTGATGCAGCTTGGAATAACACAGAGGTATCCTGACCACCCAGAAAGATTTGACTACCGAAGacaggtgttgtgtagagagggtctgactggccgctgttattgggaggtagagtgggaaggCGAGGTGGATATAGGAGTGAcgtacagaggaatcacaaggagaggaaggggggacgACAGCTTAATTGGACAGAACCACATGTCCTGGTGTCTTCATGGTGAGGATGCTAATGATGTTGATAATGTTTACTCTTCCTGGTACAACGGTAATGAAACAATattgccttcccccccccccgttcactTTAAGAGAATAGGAGTGTATCTGCACCAATCTGCTGGcattctgtccttctacagTGTGTCCCCAGATGTGGGAGGCTCCTCAGGCAAAcggacacacatccacaccttccaTTCAACGTTCACTCACGACCTCTACCCTGGGTTTACGTTATATGATTCTGATTCCACAGTCactctgtgtcggttgtag